A window from Zingiber officinale cultivar Zhangliang chromosome 7A, Zo_v1.1, whole genome shotgun sequence encodes these proteins:
- the LOC122002105 gene encoding transcription factor bHLH112-like isoform X2 has translation MVILHLFLWLQLPLEGSNIYVYQILDQSSDILSINPNKPPSHATGKKPREKAAHGEHKMMSNGGRCSWWSTATATELGSEAKPHLQSCDESSGSACGSSITFQEVAPHSFIDSSISWTQALLNGERPETFLSMLQDQELGSRACIEKQDSPMVSAMDHNFLFQHYSSSPGDESIHHSSMNPISSYGSWPKPLLSQEVNNQLQFIAGNTSPWCNINTTTGADHGNSIFHPPTLASKTTTCGRKMVSSATHDACSSSSAKKTGGDQKRPRVEAASSSPLPPFKVRKEKLGDRVTALQQLVSPFGKTDTASVLQEAIDYIKFLHDQVGVLSSPYFKDGLPSNHKQVPNLMQMINEQQPENRDAAKQLADLRSRGLCLVPISGTYPVAGETAGDFWHPSAALFGGSFR, from the exons ATGGTCATCTTACATCTATTCCTTTGGCTTCAGCTTCCTCTTGAAGGTTCCAATATATACGTATATCAAATCCTCGATCAATCCTCCGATATTCTCTCCATCAACCCTAACAAGCCTCCTTCCCACGCAACCGGCAAGAAGCCAAGAGAAAAAGCGGCTCACGGCGAGCACAAAATGATGAGCAACGGAGGCAGATGCAGTTGGTGGAGCACCGCCACTGCAACTGAGTTGGGCAGCGAAGCAAAACCGCATCTCCAGTCCTGTGATGAGTCTTCAGGATCAGCTTGTGGCAGCTCCATCACCTTCCAAGAAGTCGCCCCTCATTCTTTCATCGATTCCTCCATCTCCTGGACGCAAGCCTTACT gaaTGGCGAAAGGCCTGAGACTTTTCTCTCCATGCTTCAAGATCAAGAACTGGGTTCGAGAGCTTGCATCGAGAAGCAGGATTCTCCCATGGTTTCTGCCATGGACCATAATTTTTTGTTCCAACACTATAGTTCCAGCCCTGGTGATGAATCGATTCATCACAGCAGTATGAATCCAATTAGCTCTTATGGATCATGGCCTAAGCCTCTTCTAAGCCAAGAGGTAAATAACCAGTTGCAGTTCATCGCCGGCAACACTTCTCCATGGTGTAATATTAACACTACAACCGGTGCTGATCATGGCAACTCGATCTTCCATCCTCCAACTCTAGCTTCCAAAACTACTACTTGTGGCCgcaag ATGGTCAGTTCAGCAACTCATGACgcatgctcttcttcctccgccaAGAAAACTGGAGGCGATCAGAAAAGGCCGCGCGTGGAGGCGGCTTCTTCTTCGCCATTACCGCCCTTTAAG GTGAGGAAGGAGAAGTTGGGGGACAGAGTCACTGCCCTTCAGCAACTAGTTTCACCTTTTGGAAAG ACTGACACTGCATCAGTTCTCCAAGAAGCCATCGATTACATCAAGTTCCTCCATGATCAAGTCGGC GTTCTAAGTAGTCCCTACTTCAAAGATGGGCTTCCCAGTAACCATAAGCAGGTGCCAAACTTAATGCAGATGATCAACGAGCAGCAGCCGGAAAACCGCGATGCCGCGAAGCAGCTAGCTGACCTGAGAAGCCGAGGGCTGTGCTTGGTTCCGATCAGCGGCACGTACCCGGTGGCCGGCGAGACTGCCGGTGATTTCTGGCACCCTAGTGCAGCTTTGTTCGGAGGAAGTTTCAGATAG
- the LOC122002105 gene encoding transcription factor bHLH112-like isoform X1, producing the protein MVILHLFLWLQLPLEGSNIYVYQILDQSSDILSINPNKPPSHATGKKPREKAAHGEHKMMSNGGRCSWWSTATATELGSEAKPHLQSCDESSGSACGSSITFQEVAPHSFIDSSISWTQALLNGERPETFLSMLQDQELGSRACIEKQDSPMVSAMDHNFLFQHYSSSPGDESIHHSSMNPISSYGSWPKPLLSQEVNNQLQFIAGNTSPWCNINTTTGADHGNSIFHPPTLASKTTTCGRKMVSSATHDACSSSSAKKTGGDQKRPRVEAASSSPLPPFKSFNMKVRKEKLGDRVTALQQLVSPFGKTDTASVLQEAIDYIKFLHDQVGVLSSPYFKDGLPSNHKQVPNLMQMINEQQPENRDAAKQLADLRSRGLCLVPISGTYPVAGETAGDFWHPSAALFGGSFR; encoded by the exons ATGGTCATCTTACATCTATTCCTTTGGCTTCAGCTTCCTCTTGAAGGTTCCAATATATACGTATATCAAATCCTCGATCAATCCTCCGATATTCTCTCCATCAACCCTAACAAGCCTCCTTCCCACGCAACCGGCAAGAAGCCAAGAGAAAAAGCGGCTCACGGCGAGCACAAAATGATGAGCAACGGAGGCAGATGCAGTTGGTGGAGCACCGCCACTGCAACTGAGTTGGGCAGCGAAGCAAAACCGCATCTCCAGTCCTGTGATGAGTCTTCAGGATCAGCTTGTGGCAGCTCCATCACCTTCCAAGAAGTCGCCCCTCATTCTTTCATCGATTCCTCCATCTCCTGGACGCAAGCCTTACT gaaTGGCGAAAGGCCTGAGACTTTTCTCTCCATGCTTCAAGATCAAGAACTGGGTTCGAGAGCTTGCATCGAGAAGCAGGATTCTCCCATGGTTTCTGCCATGGACCATAATTTTTTGTTCCAACACTATAGTTCCAGCCCTGGTGATGAATCGATTCATCACAGCAGTATGAATCCAATTAGCTCTTATGGATCATGGCCTAAGCCTCTTCTAAGCCAAGAGGTAAATAACCAGTTGCAGTTCATCGCCGGCAACACTTCTCCATGGTGTAATATTAACACTACAACCGGTGCTGATCATGGCAACTCGATCTTCCATCCTCCAACTCTAGCTTCCAAAACTACTACTTGTGGCCgcaag ATGGTCAGTTCAGCAACTCATGACgcatgctcttcttcctccgccaAGAAAACTGGAGGCGATCAGAAAAGGCCGCGCGTGGAGGCGGCTTCTTCTTCGCCATTACCGCCCTTTAAG TCTTTTAACATGAAGGTGAGGAAGGAGAAGTTGGGGGACAGAGTCACTGCCCTTCAGCAACTAGTTTCACCTTTTGGAAAG ACTGACACTGCATCAGTTCTCCAAGAAGCCATCGATTACATCAAGTTCCTCCATGATCAAGTCGGC GTTCTAAGTAGTCCCTACTTCAAAGATGGGCTTCCCAGTAACCATAAGCAGGTGCCAAACTTAATGCAGATGATCAACGAGCAGCAGCCGGAAAACCGCGATGCCGCGAAGCAGCTAGCTGACCTGAGAAGCCGAGGGCTGTGCTTGGTTCCGATCAGCGGCACGTACCCGGTGGCCGGCGAGACTGCCGGTGATTTCTGGCACCCTAGTGCAGCTTTGTTCGGAGGAAGTTTCAGATAG